A window of the bacterium genome harbors these coding sequences:
- a CDS encoding polyprenol monophosphomannose synthase, with product MKTLIIIPTYNELENLPKLLPVVLSKDSSINVLIVDDNSPDGTASFVENEMKNNERIHLIKRSSKQGLGTAYIAGFKYALQNGFDLIFEMDADFSHDPNEIPRFLEEIKNSDLVLGSRYITGVNVINWPMRRLLLSWFANFYTRVITGMSVHDATGGYKCFRKEVLQAIDLDKVTSNGYAFQIEMTFKAWKKGFRIKEIPIIFVDRVKGKSKMSKKIVREAVTMVWKLRLKSIFGLLK from the coding sequence ATGAAAACATTAATTATTATCCCCACATATAACGAGCTGGAAAATTTACCAAAGCTTTTACCTGTCGTTCTCTCGAAGGATAGTTCAATCAATGTTCTTATTGTGGACGATAATTCACCCGATGGCACTGCCTCGTTTGTTGAGAATGAAATGAAGAACAATGAACGCATTCATCTTATCAAACGATCATCAAAGCAAGGTCTTGGGACGGCATATATTGCCGGATTCAAATACGCACTTCAAAACGGCTTCGATTTGATTTTCGAAATGGATGCTGATTTCTCTCACGATCCGAATGAAATTCCGAGATTCCTCGAAGAAATTAAAAATTCAGACTTAGTTCTCGGCAGCAGATATATAACCGGCGTAAATGTAATTAACTGGCCGATGCGAAGATTGTTGCTAAGCTGGTTTGCAAATTTTTACACACGTGTAATTACAGGAATGTCAGTTCACGATGCTACCGGAGGATACAAATGTTTCAGGAAAGAAGTTCTTCAAGCAATTGATCTTGATAAAGTAACTTCCAATGGTTATGCATTCCAGATTGAAATGACTTTCAAAGCTTGGAAAAAAGGATTCCGTATAAAAGAAATACCGATCATCTTCGTTGACCGGGTTAAAGGAAAATCAAAGATGTCGAAAAAGATTGTTCGTGAAGCTGTTACGATGGTGTGGAAGCTTAGATTAAAAAGTATTTTCGGATTGTTGAAGTAG